A single genomic interval of Gopherus evgoodei ecotype Sinaloan lineage chromosome 11, rGopEvg1_v1.p, whole genome shotgun sequence harbors:
- the MMADHC gene encoding methylmalonic aciduria and homocystinuria type D protein, mitochondrial has protein sequence MANVLCNRARLVTYLPGFYSLVRRVVNPKAFSTAGSSGSDEPHVAAAPPDICPRTVWPDEVMGPFGPQDQRFQLPGNIGFDCHLNGTVSQKKTHVHKSLPDILVEPLSSERHEFVMAQYINEFQGTDVPPKQQINNAETYFENAKIECAIQTCPELLRKDFESMFPEVTANNLTVLTITQKTKNDMTVWSEEVEDERELLLENFINGAKEICYALLSEGYWADFIDPSSGLAFFGPYTNNTLFETDERYRHLGFCVDDLGCCKVIRHNLWGTHVVVGSIFTSAEPESPIMKKLSGK, from the exons ATGGCCAAT GTGCTCTGTAACAGAGCAAGACTGGTGACCTATCTACCAGGATTTTACTCCTTGGTCAGAAGGGTTGTAAATCCCAAGGCTTTTTCCACCGCAGGATCTTCCGGCTCAGATGAGCCTCATGTTGCTGCTGCGCCTCCTGATATAT GTCCAAGAACTGTGTGGCCAGATGAAGTAATGGGACCATTTGGTCCTCAGGACCAGAGATTCCAGCTCCCGGGTAATATAGGTTTTGATTGTCACCTAAATGGTACAGTTTCTCAGAAGAAAACACACGTTCATAAAAGTTTGCCTGATATATTAGTGGAGCCCTTATCAAGTGAGAGACATGAATTTGTGATGGCACAATACATAAATGAGTTTCAG GGCACTGATGTCCCTCCTAAACAGCAAATAAATAATGCTGAAACATACTTTGAAAATGCTAAGATAGAATGTGCAATACAAACTTGCCCAGAACTGTTACGAAAAG ACTTTGAATCAATGTTTCCAGAGGTGACTGCCAATAATCTAACAGTACTAACCATAACCCAGAAAACTAAAAATGATATGACTGTATGGAGTGAAGAAGTGGAAGATGAGAGAGAATTGTTATTAGAAAAC ttCATTAATGGTGCCAAGGAAATTTGCTATGCACTTTTGTCTGAAGGCTATTGGGCTGACTTTATTGATCCATCATCAGGACTGGCG ttttttgGGCCATACACGAACAACACACTGTTTGAAACAGATGAACGCTACCGCCATTTAGGATTCTGTGTTGATGACCTTGGCTGCTGCAAAGTTATTCGTCATAATCTCTGGGGTACCCATGTGGTTGTAGGAAGTATTTTCACAAGTGCTGAACCTGAAAGCCCTATCATGAAGAAATTAAGTGGAAAATAG